A section of the Cottoperca gobio chromosome 17, fCotGob3.1, whole genome shotgun sequence genome encodes:
- the mapre2 gene encoding microtubule-associated protein RP/EB family member 2 isoform X2, whose amino-acid sequence MAVNVYSTSITQETMSRHDITAWVNDMFCLNYTKVEQLSSGAAYCQFMDLLFPGCISLKKVKFQAKLEHEYIHNFKLLQASFKRMNVDKIIPVEKLVKGRFQDNLDFIQWFKKFFDANYDGKEYDPVAARQGQDAIPPPDPGEQIFNLPKKSLHAASSPTAGASRSSSTTPKSSTPTSRPSSAKKIPTIATPIPAKGEKELEAQVTQLTEQMNTLKSALEGVEKERDYYFSKLREVELLCQDQGEENAPFVDRLMEVLYASEEQEGAELAEGDAEEVGEQVHEEATG is encoded by the exons ATGGCGGTCAACGTATATTCTACCTCAATAACCCAGGAGACTATGAGCAGGCATGACATCACTGCCTGGGTTAACGATATGTTCTGCCTAAACTATACGAAAGTGGAGCAGCTCTCCTCAG GAGCTGCCTATTGCCAGTTCATGGATCTGCTCTTCCCTGGCTGCATCAGTCTTAAGAAGGTCAAGTTTCAAGCTAAGTTGGAGCACGAGTACATTCACAATTTCAAACTGTTGCAGGCATCCTTCAAACGGATGAACGTGGACAAG ATTATTCCTGTGGAGAAACTGGTTAAAGGCAGATTTCAGGACAATCTTGATTTCATCCAGTGGTTTAAGAAGTTCTTTGATGCCAATTACGATGGTAAAGAATACGACCCAGTTGCAGCCAGACAGGGTCAGGATGCTATTCCCCCACCTGACCCCGGTGAGCAGATCTTCAACCTGCCAAAGAAGTCCCTCCACGCAGCCAGCTCCCCTACTGCAG GAGCATCACGGTCGAGTTCTACAACCCCCAAGTCCTCGACACCAACATCCCGGCCCTCGTCGGCCAAAAAGATTCCGACAATTGCAACACCAATTCCTGCCAAAGGAGAGAAAGAACTGGAAGCACAGGTCACACAACTTACCGAGCAG atgaacacattaaagtcGGCACTGGAAGGagtggagaaggagagggactACTACTTCAGCAAACTGCGAGAGGTGGAGCTGCTGTGCCAGGATCAGGGTGAAGAAAATGCCCCGTTTGTCGATCGGCTAATGGAGGTCCTATACGCTTCAGAAGAACAG GAAGGAGCAGAGCTGGCTGAAGGTGATGCTGAGGAAGTAGGGGAGCAAGTCCACGAGGAGGCGACAGGATGA